The Halobacteriovoraceae bacterium genome includes a region encoding these proteins:
- a CDS encoding PPC domain-containing protein, whose translation MIKNKAIFNIFTLVIPLGMILLSSCIEGGGKSGKNKSSSDIKSGSSLGNNQNYYVPGTPTINSSLNYRGIKYQIHELVNFQGYVSGAVIDLPLVGSSGSHCLTWILSQSDEISLVNSRLSAQVGGKTIRLENHCLYKVNFNNGNYCEYLPTNSFLVANKVPVLECHDSYGDFVVDLQVEANEYIWDHFSGSPSEWVSSCHEPLVDFSSCPPDSANRNAVRFILDSLNESVAEYEATEVYTESSLFLYALRIYNNEDSYGYKDFYTEFFNNISDEVRNLYNIYAGQSVGTVEFGLIRDFFINTFPSKNELVSYIKLIKENRKNTCDLISPQLCNGPTGSGAIGLLSPNCNEAGEFTGFGNNCVLSGCSKVGFILNENNICVSSHGSGNSVNTLEEFNNAVESFINEWTISFSNKNAIVSHYEKVLLVKGYTVTLYQFKNDMLQEIVSDVASNDPIKNVTITSGARSFLLREFANAHSSILATYNPIATLDDFAAIKSQLESLIVEGYAQSVISEKIRTVYIPPEYEEPIVILPPEDPITACTPGSNEVHARACTTLEYSDPHYLAGSVIQVCSSEGEWIDPTVKECMISRCKSGWIPNDSRTACIEYETDPENPVCYFGNFASDPKYAVYEGDNKNLTTSSPWKHSLVNDPNVKCEFRCSANFGWVEQESSCTRCAHSKHQGDDVCFYKDFVGKIPDSEWISGINISQEDINNRYIEFGKPNDAPQIKVETLETDGESGFGFEGQDTPNTFQQAKQNSITAFNLGNEEKNITIAGSTGFNNDHNDYFKINISEPGTFSVSITGNLMDVDLRIYNENGEQLQGSFNWWSESEAIELTIRNEQNIYVRIDPFEYATQATEYKLNIHYIPGVSEEERTDKINGVAVTGNDMPNDMSDTKFNLATKISSGSAAITGSVGHREDGFDYYRFVVVEPGATISVSMTPVDANLDIGIYDASEGMNKDIITSENTGLATESISGEFLNAGTYFLKVFPADEQFSIYSMEFRLSTEDQTSDNDTAAIATCSHGELGGGNPDTILNIVKNDVGDTFSNACSINNIENDITFSGGVGFGSSDPADYYRFSTNKNGDLKFTMDYSDVSGATPIFEVLNSNGTVINTVDGNRYNTGTNNQIYGTYKIYDNTNLILHIIPGGNQTNPDDANYTIRTEFTASLIQEGQNPYPSTCSLTYSHQDYGGADFKDMVLDMSTGGYVSFKFRSEITGDDSMRFKAMCRSTTSEIDAYLSQCKFGFGWADRTDPTNTTEHASPSTYQFEVPFSQNGSFETIDMPRNGVNGDDSFYYRIRCPNGSDSRLNTYMKNDCQFCMGFSYDGEVYPNNPSCKYIQNNDDESWGRIMTTQRIVNGNDRLYIGFFCGEPQDESNVKQDFSGDF comes from the coding sequence GTGATTAAAAATAAAGCTATTTTTAACATATTCACACTTGTCATACCTCTTGGAATGATTCTCCTTTCTAGTTGTATTGAAGGGGGGGGGAAGTCTGGAAAAAATAAATCTTCAAGCGATATTAAATCTGGAAGCAGTTTAGGAAATAACCAAAACTATTATGTCCCAGGTACACCTACAATAAATTCCTCATTAAATTATAGAGGAATTAAGTATCAAATCCACGAGTTAGTGAATTTTCAAGGATATGTTTCTGGTGCCGTTATTGATTTACCTCTCGTCGGAAGTTCTGGTAGTCATTGCTTGACATGGATTTTATCACAGTCCGATGAAATTTCATTAGTGAACTCAAGGCTGTCAGCACAAGTTGGAGGGAAAACAATTAGACTCGAAAATCACTGTCTCTATAAAGTGAACTTTAACAATGGAAACTACTGTGAGTATTTACCAACCAACAGTTTTTTAGTTGCTAATAAGGTTCCTGTATTGGAATGTCATGACTCATACGGAGATTTTGTAGTAGATCTTCAAGTCGAAGCAAATGAATATATATGGGATCATTTTTCAGGAAGTCCCTCAGAGTGGGTTTCTTCCTGTCATGAACCTTTAGTCGACTTTAGTTCATGTCCTCCTGATAGCGCTAACCGAAATGCTGTGAGATTCATTCTGGATAGTTTAAATGAATCCGTAGCAGAATATGAAGCTACTGAGGTGTACACTGAAAGTTCTTTATTTCTCTACGCCCTTAGAATCTATAATAATGAAGACAGTTATGGATATAAGGATTTTTATACAGAATTTTTTAATAATATTTCTGATGAAGTCAGAAATCTCTATAATATATACGCAGGTCAGTCTGTAGGAACTGTTGAGTTTGGATTAATACGAGATTTTTTTATCAATACTTTTCCTTCAAAAAATGAGCTCGTAAGTTATATTAAGCTTATCAAAGAAAATAGAAAAAATACCTGTGATCTTATTTCACCACAATTATGTAATGGGCCAACAGGAAGTGGTGCGATTGGGCTTCTTTCCCCAAATTGCAATGAAGCTGGAGAATTTACAGGCTTTGGAAATAACTGTGTACTCTCAGGTTGTTCAAAAGTTGGTTTTATTTTAAATGAAAATAATATATGCGTAAGTTCTCACGGATCGGGTAATTCAGTAAATACTCTTGAAGAATTTAATAATGCTGTTGAATCGTTTATCAACGAATGGACAATATCGTTTTCCAACAAAAACGCGATTGTTTCTCATTACGAAAAGGTCTTGTTAGTCAAAGGTTACACTGTAACTCTCTATCAGTTTAAAAATGATATGCTTCAAGAAATCGTGAGTGATGTGGCCAGTAATGATCCCATCAAAAATGTGACAATTACAAGTGGTGCAAGATCCTTTTTGCTCAGAGAATTTGCAAATGCTCATTCGTCAATTTTAGCGACTTATAACCCAATAGCGACACTTGATGATTTTGCTGCAATCAAAAGCCAACTCGAATCTCTTATCGTTGAAGGATATGCCCAATCAGTGATTTCAGAAAAAATTCGAACTGTCTATATACCTCCTGAATATGAAGAACCTATCGTCATTTTACCTCCAGAAGATCCCATCACTGCTTGTACTCCAGGTTCAAATGAAGTTCACGCCAGAGCTTGTACAACGCTTGAATATTCAGATCCTCATTATTTGGCCGGATCAGTCATTCAAGTTTGTTCAAGTGAAGGTGAATGGATAGATCCAACAGTTAAAGAATGTATGATATCTCGATGTAAAAGTGGTTGGATACCCAATGATTCGAGAACTGCTTGTATTGAATATGAAACTGATCCAGAAAATCCAGTATGTTATTTTGGAAATTTTGCAAGTGACCCTAAATATGCTGTCTATGAAGGGGATAATAAAAATTTAACAACTTCTAGTCCATGGAAACATAGTCTTGTGAATGATCCCAATGTTAAATGTGAATTTAGATGTTCTGCAAATTTTGGATGGGTTGAACAAGAAAGTAGTTGTACTCGTTGTGCTCATAGTAAGCACCAAGGTGATGATGTTTGTTTTTATAAAGATTTTGTTGGCAAAATTCCGGATAGTGAGTGGATTTCAGGGATTAATATTTCTCAAGAAGATATTAACAATCGATATATAGAATTTGGTAAGCCTAATGATGCTCCCCAAATCAAGGTTGAAACTTTGGAAACAGATGGAGAAAGTGGATTTGGATTTGAAGGACAAGATACTCCAAATACATTTCAACAAGCTAAGCAAAATTCAATAACGGCATTTAATTTAGGAAATGAAGAAAAAAATATTACAATTGCTGGATCTACCGGATTTAATAATGATCATAATGATTATTTTAAAATTAATATTTCAGAACCAGGTACGTTTTCAGTCAGTATTACAGGAAATCTAATGGATGTCGACCTAAGAATTTATAATGAGAATGGAGAGCAATTACAAGGTTCATTTAATTGGTGGTCTGAATCTGAAGCTATAGAGCTGACCATTCGAAATGAACAAAATATCTACGTAAGAATTGATCCATTTGAATATGCTACTCAGGCAACAGAATATAAATTAAACATTCACTATATTCCAGGAGTGAGCGAAGAAGAAAGAACCGATAAAATTAATGGTGTGGCCGTAACAGGAAATGATATGCCAAATGATATGTCGGATACAAAGTTTAATCTTGCAACTAAAATTTCTTCAGGCAGTGCTGCTATCACAGGTTCAGTGGGACATAGAGAAGATGGATTTGATTATTATAGGTTTGTTGTTGTGGAACCAGGAGCTACCATCTCTGTTTCAATGACTCCAGTTGATGCGAATTTGGATATCGGTATCTATGATGCCTCGGAAGGAATGAATAAAGATATTATCACCTCAGAAAATACTGGTCTTGCAACGGAATCGATTTCAGGAGAGTTTCTTAATGCAGGAACTTATTTTTTAAAAGTATTTCCTGCAGATGAGCAATTTTCAATCTATAGTATGGAGTTCCGTTTAAGTACAGAAGATCAAACGTCTGATAATGATACGGCCGCTATTGCAACATGTAGTCATGGAGAATTAGGTGGAGGAAATCCTGATACAATATTGAATATTGTCAAAAATGACGTGGGAGACACTTTCTCAAATGCTTGTTCAATTAATAATATTGAAAATGATATTACTTTTTCTGGTGGTGTTGGATTTGGATCATCAGACCCTGCTGATTATTATCGATTTTCGACAAATAAGAATGGAGACTTAAAATTTACGATGGATTATTCTGATGTATCAGGCGCAACCCCAATATTTGAAGTCCTAAATTCGAATGGAACAGTTATTAATACTGTTGATGGAAATAGATATAACACTGGGACTAATAATCAAATTTATGGAACATATAAAATATATGATAATACAAATTTAATTTTACATATTATTCCAGGTGGTAATCAAACTAATCCAGATGATGCAAATTATACAATTAGAACTGAGTTTACAGCTTCATTAATTCAAGAAGGGCAAAATCCCTATCCGAGTACTTGTTCTTTAACTTATTCACATCAAGATTATGGTGGAGCTGATTTCAAAGATATGGTTTTAGATATGAGCACTGGTGGTTATGTTTCATTTAAGTTTCGAAGCGAAATAACTGGTGATGACAGTATGAGATTTAAAGCAATGTGCCGATCAACAACAAGTGAAATTGATGCTTATTTATCACAGTGTAAATTTGGTTTTGGATGGGCCGATAGAACAGATCCTACAAATACAACTGAACATGCTTCTCCTTCTACCTATCAGTTTGAAGTCCCTTTTTCTCAAAATGGCAGTTTTGAAACCATTGATATGCCTAGAAATGGAGTTAATGGCGATGACTCATTTTATTATCGAATACGTTGTCCCAATGGAAGTGATTCTAGACTTAATACTTATATGAAAAATGATTGTCAATTTTGTATGGGATTTTCCTATGATGGAGAAGTCTATCCAAATAATCCATCTTGTAAGTATATTCAAAATAATGATGATGAGAGCTGGGGAAGAATTATGACTACTCAAAGAATAGTAAATGGAAATGATAGGTTATATATTGGTTTTTTCTGTGGAGAACCCCAAGATGAGTCTAATGTTAAACAGGATTTTTCGGGAGATTTCTAA